The following are from one region of the Plasmodium cynomolgi strain B DNA, chromosome 1, whole genome shotgun sequence genome:
- a CDS encoding mannose-6-phosphate isomerase (putative) has product MKTRKLCINECIPYVQKYEWGKGKDGMVYDVMKNIVKENYDLVKKDIDKVEYIKEYMPDGEEEKRKKKEEASTGGAAGVETVPQNASPEDKSKQNQQNSNNGKGEVKTNDEPESKYAELWIGNHEKGPNLVLYKNNFIKIENFLQIYETKKKKKGKIAKYFYKKIEDTKSKYNNKKNSTKSEDVNSIRSKETDIKRYSDIEFSSLKNYSLYEKYDIVMEDVDKNTLFPYLFKLLSISKPLSIQIHPNEVQTLYLNTLNPTLYKDKVFKTEMCVCINAMSLLCGFMNIFKIAFLVTSVRELHDFFLKREKPGGGSGETGSKNEHVEELMKMLARIYVYIISYSLKRGSRQTYDVLSVIDNYAECIQKYVFDEGFFAGFYKNDKFLEQNLNLGNLIKVEKEKLQNSGGGRRGASGMSGSDDEDEEEVEVDVKGGVEVGSNAELEGEGTVPVSASVSVSVSGDGSEAKRTAETGSNADAQSTHPQGKKQNRGVPQDAGVEAAGKAEAGVGVEAAAAEAEAAEVKGEGPVRSDKKQDLQCAAQLVSRKKIKSFYEHVFKYLTYRTMLVEGEMLNKCVNDIETKNEKYKSYLKEKELWKKSPDEIYTDLCKKKNYKDIQSDTESFIISTIFEIFYNVSKFYPNDGGRIFVFILQQLNLKDGDVVYIKPGVIHSYISGHCLECMTNSDLVIRGGLTNKEMDKLNFIKYVNYKNNYPIILEKEFINYNIISYSYYKMKHFRILFLTVRPGESVTFLFSHVSFTSCIVLSSNRTVKIKGRKNDKKKASIKGMKRGTVFFIAPSILVTLANFYASEADGDKELVLYCATS; this is encoded by the exons atgaagaccCGAAAATTGTGCATAAACGAGTGTATCCCCTATGTGCAGAAGTACGAATGGGGCAAGGGGAAAGACGGGATGGTTTACGACGTTATGAAGAATATTGTGAAGGAGAATTACGATTTGGTGAAAAAGGACATTGATAAGGTGGAATACATAAAGGAGTATATGCCGGATGGTGAAgaggagaagaggaagaagaaagaggaGGCGTCGACAGGGGGAGCGGCGGGGGTGGAGACTGTCCCCCAGAATGCCTCACCTGAGGATAAGAGCAAGCAAAACCAACAAAACAGCAACAACGGCAAGGGTGAAGTCAAAACAAATGATGAACCGGAGTCAAAGTACGCAGAGCTCTGGATCGGAAACCACGAAAAGGGTCCCAACTTAGTGctgtacaaaaataattttataaaaatcgaaaattttctacaaatatatgaaacgaagaaaaaaaaaaaaggaaaaattgcaaaatatttttacaaaaaaattgaagacacgaaaagtaaatataacaataaaaagaacTCAACAAAGTCGGAAGATGTGAACAGCATTCGGAGCAAAGAAACTGATATAAAGAGATACTCTGACATtgaattttcctctttgaaaaattattccttGTACGAAAAGTATGACATTGTAATGGAAGACGTTGATAAGAATACGCTCTTTCCTTATCTGTTTAAGTTGCTATCCATTTCGAAGCCCCTGAGCATACAGATTCACCCGAACGAAGTTCAGACCCTGTATCTGAATACACTGAACCCAACCCTTTACAAGGACAAAGTATTCAAAACGGAGATGTGCGTCTGTATTAATGCCATGAGCTTGCTGTGCGGTTTCATGAATATCTTTAAAATTGCCTTTTTAGTGACCAGTGTGCGGGAGCTCCACGATTTTTTCCTGAAGCGGGAGAAGCCGGGTGGGGGAAGTGGCGAAACTGGCAGT AAGAACGAACACGTGGAGGAGCTCATGAAAATGCTGGCGCGAATTTACGTGTACATAATTAGCTACTCCCTGAAGAGGGGTAGCAGGCAGACCTACGACGTGCTATCTGTGATAGATAACTACGCGGAGTGTATCCAGAAGTACGTGTTCGATGAAGGGTTCTTTGCGGggttttacaaaaatgacaaatttttGGAGCAAAATTTGAACTTGGGAAATTTGATAAAggtggagaaggagaagctgcAAAACAGCGGCGGTGGTCGGAGGGGCGCGTCGGGGATGAGCGGGTCGGATGATGAGGACGAGGAGGAGGTGGAGGTGGACGTCAAAGGGGGGGTAGAAGTGGGCAGTAATGCGGAGTTAGAGGGAGAGGGCACAGTTCCAGTTTCAGCTTCGGTCTCGGTGTCTGTCTCGGGAGACGGCTCCGAGGCGAAGCGCACCGCGGAGACAGGGAGCAACGCGGACGCCCAGAGCACGCACCcacaggggaagaagcaaaacagGGGAGTGCCACAGGATGCGGGAGTGGAAGCGGCAGGGAAAGCAGAGGCGGGAGTGGGAGTGGAAGCGGCAGCGGCAGAGGCAGAGGCAGCGGAGGTGAAGGGGGAGGGTCCGGTGCGCTCGGACAAGAAGCAGGACCTGCAGTGCGCAGCCCAGCTAgtgagcagaaaaaaaataaaatcgttTTATGAGCATGTGTTCAAGTACCTAACGTACCGAACGATGTTAGTCGAGGGAGAGATGCTAAATAAGTGTGTTAATGACATCgaaacgaaaaatgaaaaatataagtcctatttgaaggaaaaggaattatggaaaaaaagtcctGATGAAATTTACACAGATTtgtgtaagaaaaaaaactacaaagATATTCAGTCAGATACGGAGAGTTTTATTATAAGtaccatttttgaaattttttacaacgtGTCGAAATTCTACCCTAATGACGGAGGAagaatttttgtatttattttacaacaACTAAATTTGAAAGATGGAGATGTGGTGTATATCAAGCCAGGAGTTATTCACTCGTACATATCTGGGCACTGCCTGGAGTGTATGACTAACTCGGACTTAGTCATCCGAGGAGGACTTACCAACAAAGAAAtggataaattaaattttatcaaatatgtgaattacaaaaacaaTTACCCAATAATTCTTGAGAAGGAATTTATTAACTATAATATAATATCCTATAGTTActacaaaatgaagcattttcgaattttatttttgaccGTTCGACCAGGAGAGAGTgtaacctttttattttctcacgTGAGCTTTACTTCATGTATCGTTTTGTCTAGCAATCGGACTGTTAAGATTAAGGGTAGAAAGAATGACAAGAAGAAGGCCAGCATTAAGGGCATGAAGAGGGgcactgtttttttcattgcgCCCAGCATCCTCGTGACTTTGGCGAACTTTTACGCGTCGGAGGCGGACGGCGACAAGGAGCTCGTGCTGTACTGCGCCACGTCTTGA